Sequence from the Paenibacillus riograndensis SBR5 genome:
GCTTGGATGAGCTGCTTAGCTCATTCACTGAGCGCTCCATAGCATGCGTGCTCTCATAGATCAGGTTAATCTGTCCTGTAAGACTATCCAGATGTCCATGACCTTCTGTGGCCATTCCTTGCGATTCCAAAGCAGATGCGGCCGTACGGCGGAAAGTATCGTTCACTTCATTGCTGCTCGCAACCAATTGCTCTACAGCAGCATTGGTATCAATGCTCAGATCTATTAGCTCGCCGCTGAATTCGGCAATTTTTTGCTTTAGTTCATTTTTCACTGCCAGATACTGCTCTTCTTTCTCCCTGATATTTTCTTTCTCATAAGCTTCCAGAACCAGCTGTTGCTCCAGATTTAGCAGCTTGGTTACCGTCTGAACAACTTTGAGCCGTTCATTATCCTTACCGGTCTCATTGTAGATGACAGTGATAAATACATTTTGCAGATTCTGAAAAGCGGAAAGATACCATTTGGGCTCAAGCCCAACTCGCTTATGTATTTTGGCAATAGTCAGACGTTTGGCGATATATTCTTCATTAATAGTACCTTCAAACATTTCGATAATATGCTCACGCAAGGTTTTTTTGAGCCGCTCTATACTGCTGTGTTCCAGAATGATCGTCTGCAGCTTATCCACACCCAGCACCGTCTGATAAAACTGGTCGGTAATGTAGTCGATATCTTTCTCGACGATTGGCTTCATTTGCTGCAGCAGCTTCAGATCTTCTACAGATAAATCTATCATTTTCATTTGCTCATTCAACTCATCATGGCCTTCAAGGGTATAAAAGGAACTTCGCGGTAGAGATGAACCTTCATTATTAACAGTTGAGGGGGCGGCGAGGTCTTCCTTATCAGCATTGCGTGACGAAAATCCATGTTTAAAAGAAAACGGCCTTTTTTCCATACCCAGCTCCCCCATATTTCTAATAATTTACATTATTATATAGAAATATTCTACCTTATAAGCCGGCGAGATGTAAAGAATTTTAAATATTATTCTGTAGAAAATTGTCGCTTAATATGGAATGTATCGCAGTTTATTGTCTGAAAATGTCGAAGTTAAGGTGGAGTTTTTCATTGATGAGGCTCAAATCACTTTCTATATATAACAATATGGAACTTCCTCTCTCAGCACCCTCCTATTTGGCAAAGGGCTTCCATATCGATAATTTCCACACTTCTTTTGCGTACAGCAATAATATTTCCGGCTTCTAATTTGTGCAGCTTGCGGCTTAAGGTTTCAGCGGTAGTTCCAATCATGGCTGCGATTTCCTTTTTTGCTGAAGGAAGTTCAATCACTTGGTTTCGGGTTGGAGAGAACGGCTCTGTTTTGTTGCTATATGTCAATTTTACCAGCAGCCTTGCAAGCCGCGTTTCCACCTCAAACATATGCATGACGCCTGCTGTCTCCTCTGCCTGCTGCAGCTGCTCGCTCATGGACATCAAAAAACTGAACGCCAAGGAAGCATTTTGCTCTAAAAGAGGCAGAAAATCTTTACGCCGCAACCGGCATACCCTTCCACTTTCTACAATCTCCGCAGTAAAGTTATTCCGTTTATGGTGCAGCAGCGCGAACTGCCCGAAATAATCTCCCGGAAAAAGATATCTCACCACATGCTGCTTTCCCTCTTCATTACTTTGGGTCAATTTAATGAGTCCGTTTTTCA
This genomic interval carries:
- a CDS encoding protoglobin domain-containing protein; its protein translation is MGELGMEKRPFSFKHGFSSRNADKEDLAAPSTVNNEGSSLPRSSFYTLEGHDELNEQMKMIDLSVEDLKLLQQMKPIVEKDIDYITDQFYQTVLGVDKLQTIILEHSSIERLKKTLREHIIEMFEGTINEEYIAKRLTIAKIHKRVGLEPKWYLSAFQNLQNVFITVIYNETGKDNERLKVVQTVTKLLNLEQQLVLEAYEKENIREKEEQYLAVKNELKQKIAEFSGELIDLSIDTNAAVEQLVASSNEVNDTFRRTAASALESQGMATEGHGHLDSLTGQINLIYESTHAMERSVNELSSSSKQIQKIVAAVQDIADQTKILSLNATIEAARAGEHGKGFSVVAGEVSRLAEDTKNTVVRIGELTEQSGSLTRQVVEEIRKVQELTQSGRLQSIETSQLFSDIVKSMQVSTQEIVTVEEEIKVLIQTIEGIGSSTAQTAASAEYFKKATDDL
- a CDS encoding Crp/Fnr family transcriptional regulator; translation: MMNCNACESLSCARGVPVFESLSDKELEMIEAIIESHHYNRGQQVFREGEESDSLFVVKNGLIKLTQSNEEGKQHVVRYLFPGDYFGQFALLHHKRNNFTAEIVESGRVCRLRRKDFLPLLEQNASLAFSFLMSMSEQLQQAEETAGVMHMFEVETRLARLLVKLTYSNKTEPFSPTRNQVIELPSAKKEIAAMIGTTAETLSRKLHKLEAGNIIAVRKRSVEIIDMEALCQIGGC